From Mytilus edulis chromosome 8, xbMytEdul2.2, whole genome shotgun sequence, one genomic window encodes:
- the LOC139484387 gene encoding lectin BRA-3-like has translation MRLVNTAYGAYLNIRSTIQILHINIKVLQDRGIVCMMAQHYKIYFVLLIVIFLSSNTCYAQVILEGDTQALFEDGGGTGTGFPLVSALLPLLLLGPLLLAAATPTATAAQAAQAAPAAPVAPAAVPVMVVSVPVAPTPPCVSETCPNGFMLLPNQGISTTCYSDSGSDNTNDRTWNAALTDCTSTPGAYLWRPNTEQEADAVRNKYTIPNDEIVWTGANLNADGTFRFAIENGLFHFTNLPFGTGINNGTPNADCVGLQFIGTTWQWSNQPCTRNRRYICEYPRRVCP, from the exons ATGCGATTGGTTAATACAGCCTATGGCGCTTATTTGAATATTCGTTCAACCATTCAAATACTACATATAAATATCAAAGTTCTCCAAGACCGTGGCATAGTCTGCATGATGGCTCAGCATTACAAG atatattttgttttgttgattgtCATATTTCTATCAAGTAATACGTGCTATGCACAGGTCATATTAGAGGGCGACACACAAGCACTTTTCGAGGATGGAG GTGGTACAGGGACTGGTTTTCCCCTAGTTTCGGCTCTTTTACCGCTGTTACTTCTTGGACCCTTACTATTGGCGGCAGCAACACCCACTGCTACAGCAGCTCAGGCAGCTCAGGCAGCTCCGGCAGCTCCGGTAGCTCCGGCTGCAGTACCGGTTATGGTTGTATCTGTTCCTGTAGCGCCTA CGCCGCCATGTGTTTCGGAAACTTGCCCAAATGGATTCATGCTCTTACCAAACCAAGGAATTAGTACAACCTGTTATTCTGATAGTGGTTCAGACAATACTAATGATAGAACGTGGAATGCAGCTCTG ACGGATTGTACCAGTACACCGGGTGCCTACCTGTGGAGACCAAACACTGAACAAGAAGCCGATGCTGTTAGAAATAAATATACCATTC CCAATGATGAAATTGTGTGGACCGGTGCAAATTTAAACGCGGATGGGACCTTCAGATTTGCCATAGAAAATGGTCTATTCCATTTTACAAACCTCCCATTTGGAACAG GCATAAATAATGGTACACCAAACGCTGACTGTGTGGGACTACAGTTCATCGGCACCACGTGGCAATGGTCTAACCAGCCATGTACCAGGAATCGTCGCTACATATGCGAGTATCCACGA